A region of Tigriopus californicus strain San Diego chromosome 7, Tcal_SD_v2.1, whole genome shotgun sequence DNA encodes the following proteins:
- the LOC131883263 gene encoding actin-binding Rho-activating protein-like — translation MSDLYYCKGAREERTASLAKRQSHHSKVPWSPMIRRSGGSDIKERKLLLETAMTNSTCTQPVDKAISKDDPNYGRPQQGTFTEARGQRAQIHVHKEMLELCEIIYMNGEEQEDGTTGILFGDLFRIYTRISDKVVGLLLRARKYRLLYFEPEMLFQGQNDEEPILLLKPMNQIYQHFNENNGFVLNS, via the coding sequence ATGAGTGATTTATATTACTGCAAAGGGGCTCGTGAGGAAAGAACAGCTTCGCTGGCCAAGCGACAGTCCCATCATTCCAAAGTGCCTTGGTCGCCAATGATCCGTCGTTCGGGAGGATCAGATATCAAGGAACGGAAACTTCTCCTGGAGACCGCCATGACCAACTCGACGTGCACTCAACCCGTAGATAAGGCCATCTCCAAGGACGACCCTAATTATGGCAGACCTCAGCAAGGCACCTTCACCGAAGCCAGAGGTCAACGAGCTCAGATTCATGTCCACAAGGAGATGCTGGAACTTTGCGAGATCATTTACATGAACGGCGAGGAGCAAGAGGATGGCACCACCGGGATCCTCTTCGGGGAtctcttccggatctacacACGGATCTCGGACAAAGTGGTGGGTCTTCTGTTACGTGCCCGGAAATATCGATTACTGTATTTCGAGCCCGAGATGCTGTTTCAAGGTCAGAACGATGAAGAGCCGATTTTGCTCCTCAAACCGATGAACCAGATCTATCAGCACTTCAATGAGAACAACGGATTTGTTTTGAACTCGTAG